The following are encoded together in the Picrophilus oshimae DSM 9789 genome:
- a CDS encoding C40 family peptidase, producing the protein MYYATIISPVADVRSEPRFESERESQLIFGESVKITGYYNDYAGVICNDGVHGFIKKTQLGEYKVKRYKTSRHLMLKKIKMPFSAYIDDDDISNYNIPEDSIEPVNKKREPFEMAMDFLTVPYLWGGTSSFGFDCSGFTQRLFRYNNIEIPRNSEQQREFSAMVNGLDEARPNDLVFFKGHVGLYIGDMKIVHANGHYGGVTVTDLSDGSEYSRYLISIMLKIGRIKANVRV; encoded by the coding sequence ATGTATTATGCAACGATTATATCCCCGGTTGCCGATGTCAGATCTGAGCCAAGATTTGAATCTGAGCGTGAATCGCAGCTCATCTTTGGTGAATCTGTTAAAATTACTGGATATTACAATGATTATGCAGGGGTAATATGCAATGACGGTGTTCATGGCTTTATAAAAAAAACACAGCTCGGCGAATATAAAGTTAAAAGGTACAAAACCAGCAGGCATCTAATGCTAAAAAAAATCAAGATGCCATTCTCGGCATACATAGACGATGATGATATATCGAATTATAATATACCAGAGGATTCAATAGAGCCGGTTAATAAAAAAAGGGAGCCATTTGAGATGGCAATGGATTTTTTAACAGTGCCATATCTCTGGGGTGGCACATCATCCTTTGGCTTTGACTGCTCCGGATTTACACAGAGGCTGTTTAGATATAATAATATTGAAATACCCAGGAACAGTGAACAGCAGCGTGAGTTCTCAGCCATGGTCAACGGACTTGATGAGGCAAGACCAAACGATCTTGTGTTTTTTAAGGGCCATGTTGGATTATACATTGGCGATATGAAGATTGTTCATGCAAACGGCCACTATGGCGGTGTTACTGTAACAGATCTGTCTGATGGAAGCGAATACTCAAGGTATTTAATATCAATAATGCTTAAGATAGGAAGAATCAAAGCAAATGTCCGGGTATAA
- a CDS encoding ABC transporter substrate-binding protein, protein MVRGKIKKGVALLAFLVVFFMIATAFSGIQPHNVNPAEPYVSSVNLAGNGTYKFAEVGSVLDISEFSANTVCDFLFLNNIYSTGIQIYPNGTLGPWLLTSWSGEPVSNITTFDPVTGLNESVRYIYTVHIRPGVQWTDWTQSNSNDTYVFSNSTSFVSTSGKTYNYQYKSFYDTLTGSIEPWKPVTMKTYYVQAADFILSWKILDSSLTFSGSFCNIANIVPVNNLTLEYYLTQPISTFVEVTLGTPVLPYHIWVNHDYSSTPGLWNYSKNLPASQSYNLWNLGFNPATGYAPGLIGTGPFMMNGGYSMPRGILLMNNYWELYQNTHYFAGSVKSLSQYMPRLYAIEGISYSSYSAAVAALRSGDVYTIIPSPPQTFLPTIESIPNTYVYTKEGTSFGFIQINPRSSNAPFNITGVREALEYAIPKSYITSVVDEGFDTPGNSVVPSSDVPWHAPDLPVYHFSISRAMETINQTMIRHPGLKYVTSNGKYVLEYHGKPVKMVIQAIVSSQNPLGVEGAEIIAKDWRAMGIQASVEQEALATAIANSNDYDYQSLELGISGISGNPTSFLDLTYNLSEAPAGYYIGPFSGITYNGPVNSSLCPELRDNAYYNGTEITKILDNLTGRLYHVFSIQQQLKIAYMIQYISAQELTYVDITYGVDPIPINNGTFTGITKDSLPLSSFWFWNFVTLHEKSAIKIKTSFETKLQVSVITGKRIYYNGEYGNATVSVRNVFGAPVSGVKIDIGDIPSGGIINVSSITGITNSSGIYKFEFRIPETNSLIYTKDYSGIINITATAVSNKYIPAIGFGHIDVSPVPVAYKILSYNGTLSRNSIENISLEIYNPVTGSPVSGYSYTIQTLAGAVNIISGKNQILSYVSDIDGFGLGSDYVLSNGLKNYNMSSISGVTGANGIIDFGLRENSTFNDSKNTGYETYIFIGNYAAGSSMQGEYGYMTLGQVTSSYNGNGFGIYQPFEIPILISNNNSVSIKIISRHTVNYNGRLNITLMATMDGKPLKNYKITLTAQNALGANRGTFIGAHSSAFNPNSLVLQGFTSTFANIYGSSSMPEINVTTNSTGYATAVFTPEIYNPENYSIMNYQSRYYIPFDEFQISATGSNSTAATYIMSGQYLYKNSTGPFISYFVDVFAAGSYYLNGEYALMAGKNYTMYINSTIDGMAGPYAPGISGNITSDPGYLNVKSFNTGSSGSLRITINVPDLSREGIDYIHVYVNNGTSKSVYNYTFFIIPENSTVKNIVHTKIEENPLNTYILVIAVVFMALFLAMVAVYIIGRKNK, encoded by the coding sequence ATGGTAAGAGGCAAGATTAAGAAAGGTGTGGCCTTGCTTGCATTCCTTGTGGTATTTTTTATGATTGCCACGGCCTTTTCAGGCATTCAGCCACATAATGTTAATCCTGCAGAACCATATGTTTCATCAGTTAATCTGGCAGGCAATGGGACATATAAGTTCGCAGAGGTTGGCAGCGTTCTTGACATAAGCGAGTTTTCTGCAAATACTGTATGTGATTTTCTTTTTCTTAATAATATATACAGTACCGGAATACAGATATACCCAAATGGAACCCTTGGCCCATGGCTTTTAACATCATGGTCAGGTGAGCCGGTTTCAAACATAACGACCTTTGACCCTGTAACAGGATTAAATGAATCCGTGAGATATATATACACCGTTCATATAAGGCCAGGGGTCCAGTGGACGGACTGGACGCAATCAAACAGCAATGATACATACGTTTTCAGCAACAGCACATCGTTTGTTTCAACATCAGGGAAAACATACAATTACCAGTACAAAAGCTTTTATGATACATTAACAGGAAGTATCGAGCCATGGAAGCCTGTAACAATGAAAACATACTATGTTCAGGCTGCAGACTTTATACTATCATGGAAGATACTTGATTCATCATTAACGTTCTCAGGATCATTTTGCAACATAGCAAACATTGTGCCGGTAAATAACCTGACGCTTGAATATTATTTAACACAGCCAATATCAACCTTCGTTGAGGTAACACTTGGCACACCGGTGCTTCCATACCATATATGGGTTAATCATGATTATTCATCGACACCTGGATTATGGAATTATTCAAAAAATCTTCCGGCATCCCAATCATACAATCTCTGGAATCTTGGCTTTAACCCTGCAACAGGCTATGCACCAGGATTAATAGGCACAGGCCCATTTATGATGAACGGCGGCTATAGCATGCCCAGGGGCATACTGCTCATGAACAACTACTGGGAACTTTACCAGAACACGCATTACTTTGCAGGATCTGTAAAATCATTAAGCCAGTACATGCCAAGGCTCTATGCAATTGAGGGTATAAGCTACTCGTCATACTCTGCCGCGGTTGCGGCATTAAGATCCGGTGACGTTTATACAATAATACCATCACCACCGCAGACCTTTCTTCCAACGATAGAAAGCATACCAAACACATACGTTTACACAAAGGAGGGTACAAGCTTTGGCTTTATCCAGATAAATCCAAGGTCATCGAATGCGCCGTTCAATATAACAGGTGTCAGGGAGGCCCTTGAATATGCAATACCGAAATCATATATAACATCGGTTGTTGATGAGGGCTTTGATACACCTGGAAACTCTGTTGTTCCATCATCCGATGTTCCATGGCATGCACCAGATTTGCCGGTATATCATTTCAGCATATCAAGGGCCATGGAAACAATAAATCAAACAATGATCAGGCATCCGGGCCTTAAATATGTAACATCAAATGGAAAATACGTTCTTGAATACCATGGAAAGCCTGTGAAAATGGTAATACAGGCCATAGTGAGCAGCCAGAACCCACTGGGTGTTGAGGGTGCCGAGATCATAGCAAAGGACTGGAGAGCCATGGGAATACAGGCAAGCGTGGAGCAGGAGGCACTTGCAACGGCCATAGCAAACTCAAATGATTACGATTATCAATCGCTTGAGCTTGGTATTTCAGGAATATCCGGAAACCCAACAAGCTTCCTTGATCTGACATATAATCTCTCAGAGGCACCTGCAGGCTATTACATAGGGCCATTTTCAGGAATAACATATAATGGCCCGGTTAATTCATCATTGTGTCCAGAATTAAGGGATAATGCTTATTATAATGGAACAGAGATAACAAAGATACTGGACAATTTAACCGGAAGGCTTTACCATGTCTTTTCAATACAGCAGCAGCTTAAGATAGCATACATGATACAGTACATAAGCGCGCAGGAATTAACATACGTTGATATAACATATGGCGTTGATCCGATACCGATAAACAACGGAACATTCACAGGAATAACAAAGGACAGCCTGCCCCTTTCATCATTCTGGTTCTGGAACTTTGTAACGCTGCATGAGAAAAGTGCCATAAAAATAAAAACCAGTTTTGAAACAAAATTACAGGTCAGCGTCATAACAGGTAAAAGGATTTATTACAATGGTGAATACGGAAATGCAACTGTTTCTGTAAGAAACGTCTTTGGGGCTCCGGTTTCAGGGGTGAAAATAGATATTGGCGATATACCATCCGGCGGCATAATAAATGTATCATCAATAACAGGAATCACGAATTCATCAGGAATATACAAATTTGAATTCAGGATACCGGAGACAAACTCACTTATCTACACAAAAGATTACTCTGGAATAATAAATATTACGGCCACGGCAGTATCAAATAAATACATACCGGCAATCGGCTTTGGGCACATCGATGTTTCACCGGTACCGGTCGCATATAAAATATTATCATATAATGGTACATTATCAAGGAATTCAATTGAAAACATTAGCCTGGAGATATATAATCCTGTGACCGGAAGCCCGGTTTCCGGATATTCATATACAATTCAGACCCTTGCAGGCGCGGTAAATATAATTTCAGGTAAAAACCAGATATTATCATACGTTTCAGATATCGATGGCTTTGGCCTCGGATCAGATTATGTACTTAGCAATGGCCTTAAAAATTATAACATGTCGTCAATATCCGGTGTAACCGGTGCCAACGGCATCATAGACTTTGGCCTCAGGGAAAACTCAACATTTAATGACTCAAAAAATACCGGCTATGAAACATATATATTTATAGGAAACTATGCCGCAGGTTCTTCAATGCAGGGCGAGTATGGCTACATGACCCTGGGCCAGGTCACATCATCATATAACGGAAATGGCTTTGGAATATACCAGCCATTTGAAATACCTATTTTAATATCAAATAATAACAGCGTTTCAATAAAGATCATATCAAGGCACACCGTGAATTACAATGGAAGATTAAACATAACATTAATGGCAACAATGGATGGAAAACCGCTTAAAAACTATAAAATAACATTAACAGCGCAGAACGCCCTTGGTGCAAACCGCGGCACATTCATTGGAGCGCACTCCTCAGCCTTTAATCCGAACTCTCTTGTACTGCAGGGTTTCACATCAACGTTTGCAAATATCTATGGATCATCAAGCATGCCGGAGATCAATGTTACAACGAATAGTACAGGATATGCAACAGCAGTCTTCACGCCTGAGATTTACAACCCTGAGAACTATTCAATAATGAATTATCAGTCAAGATATTATATACCATTCGATGAGTTCCAGATCTCGGCAACAGGAAGCAATTCAACGGCAGCAACGTACATAATGTCAGGTCAGTACCTTTATAAAAACAGCACAGGGCCATTCATATCATACTTTGTTGATGTTTTTGCCGCTGGTTCATACTATTTAAATGGAGAGTACGCATTAATGGCCGGCAAAAACTATACTATGTACATAAACTCAACAATTGATGGCATGGCAGGACCATATGCACCTGGCATTTCAGGAAATATCACATCAGACCCTGGATACTTGAACGTAAAATCATTTAACACGGGTTCATCGGGCTCTTTAAGGATAACAATAAATGTGCCGGATCTTTCAAGGGAAGGCATAGATTACATACATGTTTATGTAAACAACGGCACATCAAAGAGTGTCTATAATTACACATTCTTTATAATACCTGAAAATTCAACGGTAAAAAACATTGTTCATACAAAAATTGAGGAGAATCCGCTGAACACATATATACTTGTAATTGCAGTGGTCTTCATGGCATTATTCCTTGCAATGGTTGCAGTTTACATAATTGGCAGGAAGAATAAATAA
- a CDS encoding serine hydrolase domain-containing protein, whose protein sequence is MEDFSDQINDLIINSIPEVSTLISAGIMKDGEIKYLGFHGGIPELNIYNCDKMLFDLASVTKVAVTSMLVMKLLDAGRIALEDNLKSLGMDIDNISGLTLRSLITHTSGIGNFPLHLYGRSKSDYLRIISILARDSVMYKKEVYSDINYILLGFVLENIYEKPLDLIAEQELFRPLSLKNTFFNPANHEMTAPTEVDAARGLIHGTVHDEKAYGLGGVAGHAGLFSNVNDILNYFNAFINYKIISRNTFDLMVKPQNEYLGGIFANGWMVKLPRKRHVSESFGYSYFMGDYSDYYTIGHTGFTGTSVCIDYKNKIIAVLLTNRVYPSRSNDSILRFRRLFHNTVFKNLLT, encoded by the coding sequence ATGGAGGATTTTTCAGATCAAATAAATGATCTTATTATAAATTCAATACCAGAGGTTTCAACGCTTATATCTGCAGGAATAATGAAAGATGGCGAAATAAAATACCTCGGTTTTCATGGTGGCATACCAGAACTGAATATTTATAATTGCGATAAAATGCTCTTTGATCTTGCGTCAGTGACCAAGGTCGCGGTAACATCAATGCTTGTTATGAAGCTTCTCGATGCCGGAAGGATAGCCCTCGAGGACAATTTAAAATCACTTGGCATGGATATTGACAATATTTCAGGACTTACCCTAAGATCGCTAATTACACATACCAGCGGCATTGGTAATTTCCCGCTGCATCTCTATGGGAGATCAAAATCAGATTATCTAAGAATTATATCAATACTTGCAAGGGATTCAGTTATGTACAAAAAGGAGGTTTACAGTGATATTAATTATATACTCCTTGGCTTTGTGCTGGAAAACATTTACGAAAAGCCCCTGGATTTAATAGCAGAACAGGAACTTTTCAGGCCGTTATCACTTAAAAACACGTTTTTCAATCCGGCGAATCATGAAATGACGGCACCGACAGAGGTCGATGCCGCACGTGGTTTAATCCACGGTACAGTCCATGATGAAAAGGCATACGGCCTCGGCGGCGTTGCCGGTCATGCCGGCCTGTTTTCCAACGTTAATGATATATTGAACTACTTTAATGCATTTATTAACTATAAAATTATTTCAAGGAATACATTTGATTTAATGGTAAAACCACAGAACGAATATCTTGGCGGAATATTCGCAAATGGCTGGATGGTGAAGCTTCCAAGGAAAAGGCATGTTTCAGAATCATTCGGGTACTCATACTTCATGGGTGATTATTCCGATTATTATACAATAGGGCATACTGGCTTTACAGGTACATCAGTTTGCATTGATTATAAAAACAAAATAATTGCGGTGCTGCTAACAAACAGGGTCTATCCATCAAGGTCAAATGATTCAATACTAAGATTTAGAAGGCTTTTTCATAATACTGTGTTTAAAAATTTACTAACGTAA
- a CDS encoding glycoside hydrolase family 3 N-terminal domain-containing protein, whose translation MNYGYFIETGIPGDDIENIKKFLSKLRPMHIILMRGNFSNKRELASLISKINKFYINDLKLNRPVFSIDQEGGNVIRISDIDYLPSNYCLGFINRADISRMAGLITGSELRSIGILWNHAPVLDLLESPKNPVILERSFGKNSKKVSKLGKSYINGLQSAGVAATAKHFPGHGGVIEDSHLTMPVDNRNINEIKTSMMPFVSAINSGVKSIMLSHVLYSSIDDVPASLSKRINDILRRDLNFTGVSVTDSIDMKALSSNFSIREIAMRSNADIIESVDPETSIELMDFIKFKDINRDSYKRIINLVPDHYIKMPDKGMSFISYMCVKKFRGKYLSKDIETDIIFMPNISRTLVETGRIDYKNVISMLKKRIKRINIFDYENYNGSARQVIIIGRNLHIKNYELKDLTFKKRSFYISTGINCDINNVPGGTGYISCFSTKPESVYLAILRAFGLI comes from the coding sequence ATGAATTATGGTTATTTTATTGAGACCGGAATTCCCGGAGATGATATCGAGAACATAAAAAAATTTCTTTCAAAATTAAGACCAATGCACATAATATTAATGAGGGGAAACTTCTCGAATAAACGGGAACTTGCCAGTTTAATATCAAAGATAAATAAATTTTATATTAACGATCTTAAGTTAAACAGGCCGGTGTTTTCAATAGACCAGGAGGGCGGCAACGTCATAAGGATCAGTGATATTGATTATCTTCCAAGCAATTACTGCCTTGGATTTATAAACAGGGCAGATATTTCAAGAATGGCAGGCCTTATTACAGGCTCGGAGCTTAGATCCATTGGAATACTCTGGAACCATGCGCCTGTACTGGATCTTCTGGAATCACCAAAAAATCCTGTGATACTTGAAAGGTCATTTGGTAAGAATTCAAAAAAGGTATCAAAACTCGGGAAATCGTATATAAATGGACTGCAATCTGCAGGTGTTGCAGCCACCGCGAAGCATTTCCCCGGGCACGGCGGCGTTATTGAGGATTCGCATTTAACAATGCCTGTTGATAACAGAAATATCAATGAAATAAAAACTTCCATGATGCCATTTGTATCTGCAATTAATTCCGGGGTTAAATCAATAATGCTATCACATGTTCTTTATTCATCCATTGATGATGTGCCCGCATCATTATCAAAAAGGATCAATGATATATTAAGAAGGGATCTAAATTTCACGGGAGTTTCCGTTACCGATTCAATTGATATGAAGGCATTGTCATCGAATTTTTCAATAAGGGAAATAGCAATGAGATCAAATGCAGATATAATAGAAAGCGTTGATCCTGAAACGTCAATTGAGCTCATGGATTTTATAAAGTTTAAGGATATTAATCGCGATTCATATAAAAGAATAATAAATCTTGTTCCGGATCATTACATAAAAATGCCTGATAAGGGCATGTCATTTATATCATATATGTGCGTGAAAAAATTTAGGGGAAAATACCTAAGCAAGGACATTGAAACGGACATAATATTTATGCCGAATATATCAAGAACCCTTGTTGAAACCGGAAGGATAGATTATAAAAATGTAATTTCAATGCTTAAAAAAAGAATAAAAAGGATCAATATCTTTGATTATGAAAACTACAATGGCAGTGCCAGGCAGGTTATAATCATAGGAAGGAATCTGCATATAAAAAATTATGAATTAAAAGATTTAACATTTAAAAAAAGATCTTTTTATATATCAACAGGGATAAACTGCGATATTAATAATGTGCCAGGGGGAACAGGATACATATCATGCTTCAGCACAAAGCCCGAGAGCGTTTACCTTGCAATACTAAGAGCCTTTGGACTTATTTAA
- a CDS encoding dipeptide epimerase has translation MIEEIKFKRLKIGMKKPFVISLGSTDYYDGFIVEVTADGITGYGEAVPTPMITGDTAGSIEYELSYFSKNLTGMDENPEMLNDFMKRTMVSSRASRNAIDTAIYDIISKRAGMPLKRMLGGHKKRIMTSFTVDLVDSKSALKEADDLINDGVKVFKIKLGSGIDNDVDRVKTVRDAIGNDKIIYVDMNQAYNCKQALRLSNMISKYEIEFIEQPVNEYDYTGLKCFKKGSFIPVMVDESVKNPENAAFILKNELADMVNIKLMKSGGITDAVKISDICDAYNIPVMIGCMVETKVSISYGIDLALGRKIVKYADLDGFSSLNNDITKNSVIFNDGYITNHDIPGAGFELADPKALGF, from the coding sequence ATGATAGAGGAAATAAAGTTTAAAAGATTAAAAATTGGGATGAAAAAGCCCTTTGTAATCTCCCTTGGAAGCACAGATTACTATGATGGTTTCATTGTTGAGGTAACTGCTGATGGAATAACCGGCTACGGTGAGGCTGTGCCAACACCAATGATAACCGGGGATACCGCTGGATCAATAGAGTATGAGCTTTCGTACTTTTCAAAGAATTTGACAGGCATGGATGAAAACCCGGAGATGCTTAATGATTTTATGAAGAGAACCATGGTATCATCAAGGGCAAGCAGGAATGCAATTGACACGGCAATTTATGATATAATATCAAAAAGGGCGGGCATGCCCTTAAAGAGAATGCTTGGCGGTCATAAAAAGAGAATAATGACCTCATTCACCGTTGATCTTGTGGATTCAAAATCTGCATTAAAGGAGGCAGATGATCTTATTAATGATGGTGTTAAGGTTTTTAAGATAAAGCTTGGCTCTGGCATTGATAATGACGTTGACAGGGTTAAAACAGTCAGGGATGCCATTGGAAATGATAAAATAATATATGTTGATATGAACCAGGCATATAACTGCAAGCAGGCGCTAAGGCTTTCAAACATGATATCCAAATATGAAATAGAATTTATAGAGCAGCCTGTAAATGAATATGATTACACCGGGCTGAAATGTTTTAAGAAAGGATCATTTATTCCTGTAATGGTTGATGAATCTGTTAAAAACCCTGAGAATGCCGCATTTATTTTAAAGAATGAGCTTGCGGACATGGTGAATATAAAGCTTATGAAATCCGGTGGAATAACAGATGCAGTGAAGATCTCTGATATATGCGATGCATATAATATACCGGTCATGATAGGCTGCATGGTTGAGACAAAGGTATCAATATCCTATGGAATAGACCTTGCACTGGGCAGGAAGATAGTTAAATATGCTGATCTTGATGGCTTCAGCAGCCTAAACAATGATATAACAAAAAACTCTGTTATATTTAATGATGGATATATAACAAATCATGATATACCAGGTGCCGGATTCGAGCTTGCAGATCCAAAAGCACTTGGATTTTAA
- a CDS encoding exo-beta-N-acetylmuramidase NamZ family protein, giving the protein MVLTGIDQINSISWKLKDKNVGIITNNMARNRELVSSLDVIKSLNNVRSLTLLSPEHGFFGDLQAGIPVESYFDDYLNVYVESLYKNPGNVDNNDIDSSMREMDSKRDKSKYPDKSIMEKFDAIIYDLQDVGCRIYTYLATMIYSMESLNDNGTEFIVLDRPNPITGLNPEGPILDGGLESFIGAMPLPMRHSLTIGEAALFFNKYINKERTNLNIVKVKNWRRSLWHDETGQPWIMPSPNMPDLDTAIVYPGSVLIEGTNLSEGRGTTRPFQILGAPWIDGVKLSKKINDLKIPGVKVIDVKFIPSFSKYSGMKCSGIYIYVNNRDLFRPFRFALEVISEIIDVYKDFEFYDKYFDSASGNRMVRSMLLKGYSGNDIVERFDLNRFNIDADEIKIYN; this is encoded by the coding sequence ATGGTATTAACAGGCATAGACCAGATAAACAGCATCTCATGGAAATTAAAAGATAAAAATGTGGGCATTATAACAAATAATATGGCAAGGAATCGCGAACTGGTTTCGTCACTTGATGTGATAAAATCATTAAATAATGTCAGGAGTTTAACACTGCTAAGCCCTGAGCATGGTTTTTTTGGCGATCTTCAGGCCGGAATACCTGTTGAATCATACTTTGATGATTATCTCAATGTTTACGTTGAGAGCCTTTACAAAAATCCTGGAAATGTTGATAATAATGATATTGACAGCTCCATGAGGGAAATGGATTCAAAAAGGGATAAATCAAAGTATCCTGATAAAAGCATAATGGAAAAGTTTGATGCTATTATTTACGATCTTCAGGATGTTGGCTGCAGGATATATACATATCTTGCAACGATGATATACTCCATGGAGTCATTAAATGATAATGGTACAGAATTTATAGTTCTTGACAGGCCAAACCCGATAACGGGCCTGAATCCGGAGGGGCCAATTCTTGATGGTGGGCTTGAATCGTTCATAGGTGCGATGCCATTGCCCATGAGGCATTCATTAACCATCGGCGAGGCCGCACTGTTCTTTAATAAATATATTAATAAAGAAAGAACAAACCTTAACATAGTTAAAGTTAAAAACTGGAGGAGGAGTTTATGGCATGATGAAACAGGCCAGCCATGGATCATGCCGTCGCCAAACATGCCTGATCTGGATACCGCCATTGTTTATCCAGGCAGTGTTTTAATCGAGGGCACAAATCTATCAGAGGGGCGTGGAACAACAAGACCATTTCAGATCCTTGGCGCACCATGGATTGATGGGGTTAAATTAAGTAAAAAAATAAATGATTTAAAGATTCCAGGCGTAAAGGTCATTGATGTAAAATTTATACCATCCTTTTCAAAGTATTCTGGTATGAAATGCTCTGGAATATACATATATGTAAATAATAGAGATCTGTTCAGGCCATTTAGATTTGCCCTTGAAGTGATATCAGAAATAATTGATGTTTACAAAGATTTTGAATTTTATGACAAATACTTTGATAGTGCATCAGGTAATAGAATGGTAAGAAGCATGCTTTTAAAAGGATACTCCGGTAATGACATCGTTGAAAGATTTGATTTGAACAGGTTTAATATTGATGCAGACGAAATAAAAATATATAATTAA
- a CDS encoding YdcF family protein, giving the protein MDILIVLGCRLDKNCHGDEITERAKRGAMLLKEHPEAVAIASGGITNIKCRSEASFIADVINHSIDKDIILEERSTSTIGNAFYTGILLKEYKINVSRIYIVTSCYHVKRALMIFSKFFNVEILTECIDYKRDDEDLKYARDYKILEEIGDLNDEKRILENFLHFL; this is encoded by the coding sequence ATGGATATTTTAATAGTGCTTGGCTGCAGGTTGGATAAAAATTGCCATGGCGATGAAATAACAGAAAGGGCTAAGAGAGGTGCCATGCTATTGAAAGAGCATCCTGAGGCTGTTGCCATAGCCTCTGGAGGAATAACAAATATTAAATGCAGAAGTGAGGCCTCTTTTATAGCAGATGTAATAAATCATAGTATAGATAAAGATATTATCCTTGAGGAAAGGTCAACATCAACAATTGGGAATGCCTTTTACACAGGCATTCTTTTAAAGGAATATAAAATTAATGTGTCAAGGATCTACATTGTTACATCATGCTATCACGTAAAAAGGGCCTTAATGATATTTTCAAAATTCTTTAACGTTGAAATTTTAACTGAATGCATCGATTATAAAAGGGATGATGAGGATTTAAAATACGCCAGGGATTATAAAATACTTGAAGAAATTGGTGATTTAAATGATGAAAAAAGGATTTTAGAAAATTTTCTCCATTTTCTTTGA